The following are encoded in a window of Oncorhynchus mykiss isolate Arlee chromosome 11, USDA_OmykA_1.1, whole genome shotgun sequence genomic DNA:
- the snrnp27 gene encoding U4/U6.U5 small nuclear ribonucleoprotein 27 kDa protein, whose product MGRSRSRSPPKRERRRSRSGSRDRERKRRERERSRSRDRERRRSRSRSPARRRRSRSPRRLRSSSGSPSRQKDRRDDEDKKDSKDKPIKEHQISEEDMQGKTEEEIEMMKIMGFGNFDTTKGKKTNGAVNAHAINVSQKRKYRQYMNRKGGFNRPLDFIA is encoded by the exons ATGGGCAGAAGTAGAAGCCGATCCCCACCAAAGCGAG AGAGACGACGCTCTCGCTCGGGTTCAAGGGACCGCGAACGAAAGCGCAGGGAGAGGGAACGCTCCCGTTCTCGGGACAGGGAAAGGCGAAGGAGCCGCTCACGCTCTCCAGCCCGAAGGCGGCGCTCAAG GTCTCCTCGCCGGCTGCGCTCTTCTTCCGGCTCCCCCTCCAGGCAGAAGGACAGGCGTGATGATGAAGATAAAAAGGATTCCAAGGATAAGCCAATAAAGGAGCATCAGATCTCAG AGGAAGACATGCAGGGCAAGACAGAAGAGGAGATTGAGATGATGAAGATTATGGGATTTGGCAACTTTGACACCACAAAG GGGAAGAAGACCAATGGAGCAGTCAATGCGCATGCTATCAATGTGTCTCAGAAGAGGAAATACAG gCAGTACATGAACAGAAAAGGTGGATTCAACAGACCTCTGGATTTCATTGCTTGA